The following DNA comes from Synechococcus sp. CC9616.
AGGCATCTTGGCGGAAGCGACGCACTTCCTCCGCCGTCTTGCTGGTGCAGGGAATCACTGGGATTCGTTGCTCTTGCAACCAGCGAATCGCTTCAGCAGCGGGCGACCAGTCGTAGTGATGATCCAGCAGCGTGCCGTCGAGATCGGTCACGACCCACCAGGATGAAGGATCCTGAGTCATCGGCTGACGAGCCATACCACCTGGTAGGGATCAAGTTGAAGCTGTTGTTGACCACTCTCCAGATCACTCGCCTGGAGGCAATCGTGCCACGACGATAAGGCGGCTTTTTCGCTCAAGGTGCTGAGGGGAAGGTTGAGTCGCGCACTCGTCATGTTGTGCACGGCATAGAGGGATTGTTGAGGAGTGCCGCGTTTCAGAACAACCAGATCAGAGCGCCCGTCACTGATCAAGGTCATGGGGGTATCGGGGTGCAGAGCTGGCATCAACGCACGTACGCGCATGGCATGGCGCAGAACGTTCAGCACAAGCGTGGGATCGCTCTCTGGATCATCGAGTCGACGTTCGAGGGAATCGGTTTTGAACTGCGGTCGGTTGAGATCACGACGCTGGCCGGTTTTTCGAAATTTCGAGACGTCGTTGGGGGTGGCCAGCAAGGCGGGAAGGTAAAAGGCAGGCACACCCGGCAACACCATCACCAGCAGCTGCGTCAGCAGAAATCTCTCCAGTTGCAGATGGGAGGGATCAATGCCTCCGTCGGCCATCGCACTCCACCAGCTGATGTTGATCTCGTAAGGAACATCGTCTCCGCTGCTCAACCGGCGATGACTGATCAATCCACCACGCTGTTCGCAGGCGATCAGGAACTGGAGCAGGCGTTTATCAGGCATCAAGCCTTCCAACGGCCGAAGTCCTACGCCGTCATGACAGGCCGTGAAATTGAGTAATCCGGTTTGATCCGGCAACGTCGGCCAGCGACTGAGCCAGGTGTTCAGCAGATCGGCGCGACCACTGATCGCTGCCTCCAGAAGCAGAGGAGGAAGAGGAAAGTTGTAAGCGAGATGAGCTTCCTGTCCGTTGCGGAGATAAGACAGATTCTCCTGCTCGGGAACATTGGTTTCGGTGACGACGACGCCATCTGGACAGAGCGACTGAAGCAGCAGACGCAGAACCTGCACCAACCGATAAGCCTCCGGCCTGTGGATACAGGTGGTGTTCGGTTCCTTCCAGATGAAGCCGACGGCGTCGAGTCGAATCCAGCGGACACCATGACGTGACATCCGCCGCAACAGCTCCGCGAATCCGATCAGCACCTCAGGGCTTCGCCAATTGAGATCCACCTGATCCGGGCCGAAGGTCGTCCACACCTGACGTTTGGCGTTGGGAGGGCCCAGCTGAGTGAACAAGGCCGTGCTGCGCGGCCGGACTACATCGCTCCAGCAGGGATCGGGAGCGGCTTCAAGAACACAGGACTGACCGGGATCCTCCCGTCGCAGAAACTGCCGGACCCATGGATGAGAGGCGGAGACATGGTTCAGCACAAGATCCGCCATCAATCGACGTCCCTCCGCAAGAGCAGAGAGATCGGACCAGTCCCCATGACGCTCCTCCAGTTGCTCATAGTTCGCCACTGCAAAACCACCATCACTGGTGGATTTGAGGAACGGCAGCACATGAATCACTGCAGCGAATTCGGCCAGATGGGCATTGACGATCCTTCTCAGACTTCGCAGACCAGAGCAGCCTGCATCCGCCACCGTGTCGGCGTAGGTGATCAGAACCGCATCCGCTCCACTCCAAAGCGCTGAAGCCTCCGAGGTGTCCCCGTTCCCTAACGAGCTCGAAGAAGATTGCAGCAATTGCGACGACAGTTCTTCGAGATCACAGGAAGAATCGACCGGGTACAAATTTCCCAGAAGCTTCCGCAACGTTCCCGCCTGCGGGTCATGCATGGAGCTTCACCTGTTGGATTTCCCACAGGTATGGAGCAGGTCCCTTCGTCTTGTTGTCGCCTTCAACACTGCATGGATTTTCAGCAAGGTCTGATCACCACGGTCCATGACTACAGCCTCGGGAATCTCGATGCCGTTGCCTTCAGAAAAGAGCTCTCGCAGAAACGAACGGCACTGCTGATTCCATGTCTGATGGACGAGTTCAGTCGACCTGCCCTCGGATTGATCCGTGACGCTCTGAAGGAACTCGAAGGTCTCAGCAGCCTGGTGGTCGCTCTCTCCGCTGAAACAGCTGAAGACGTCGCTGCCGCGGAGGCGTTCTTCAACGGAATGCCCTTCCCTGTCCAGGTTCACTGGACCAACGGTCCAGCGGTTCGGGAAGTACTTTTGTCCGTTCAAGAGCTTGGCCTGGAAGTCACAGGACCACCAGGGAAAGGGTGGGCTGTCTGGCAGGGTCTTGGGGTGGCTTGCAGTCATGCAGAGGTTGTCGGATTGTTTGACGCTGACATCCGCACCTTCGGATCGTCTTACCCCGAACGCATGTTGCGTCCGCTGCTCGATCCGTCCCACGGCGTGGCGTACGTCAAGGCGTTCTACAGCCGCCTCTCCCTGGAAACACAGGCATTGCAAGGTCGGGCAACACGCCTCTTCGTTGGCCCCCTTCTTGCCAGCTTGGAACAGATCTTCGGGCCCCTTCCATACCTCCGCTACCTGCAGTCATTTCGCTACCCGCTGGCTGGGGAATTTGCCTTCACCACCGATCTGGCAATGAACCTGCGTATCCCATCGGATTGGGGGCTGGAGGTAGGTCTGTTATCAGAGGTGTATCGACACGTGGCGTCCAGCCGGATTGCTCAGGTTGATCTTGGATTGTTTGATCACAAGCACAAAGACCTGGGAAGCAAACCATCGGAAGGCCTGCAGAGAATGGCCGGAGAAATTTTCTGCACAGTGCTTCGCAGCCTGATGGAGCACGAAGGTTGTGTGGTTTCAACCGATCAATTACCCACCCTGGAAGTGCTGTATCGAAGGGTTGGAGAAGATCGCGTCCGACAATTCGGCCTCGATTCAGCCATTAACCGTCTGCCCTACGACAGACACAGAGAAGAACTTGCCGTACAAAGTTTTTCAAGCCTGCTCAGACCGGGTCTGAAACGATTCCAGGACACGCCGATAGCGCATCAGCTACCCAGCTGGTCACGTCTGAACAGCTGCAACCCCATGCTTCAAAAAGATCTTGCTGAAGCAGGCCAGTCCGATCGCAGACACTCAAATCGTACGGCCATGATGCAACGCCCTCAATATCCAGCATACGTTTCTCAGGGTCTGCACAGTGAAACTGCAGCTTGAGTCTGCCTTTCAAAGCTCCTGCATTTGCTGACGAATCACCCAGTCCGTTGCGGCACGCTGTGATTGCCATGCTTGTAACAATTGCTTGGCAATAATTTGAAGCTGATGAGGATCAGCCGTTGCCTCGATCGCCCGGTTCATCCTTTCAAGCTCGAATTGCTGAGTGATGCTCATACTGATTCCTTTGGTCACAGAAAAATCATCAACGCGAATCCTTTATCGCCGTGACCTATAGAAATAAACGTCTCTGTTGCGACGAAATCCGACCAGTGTCAGGCCATTCGGATCTAACTGAAGATCACAAAATCTTTCGTCCTCACGCTGATATGCGCTTTGGATGATCCGTCTGGTTTAGAAAACAAGAACCCAACTTGTGTGAGATGCACTACAACTGGGATCAACACCAACGACTGGCTCAAACTATCGCGTGCACGCCGAAGGAGGATTTTGGCGTGGGCTTAGCCCTGATGGGCGTAGCGCTGCTCATGCTGACAAAAGACCTCGAAACGGACCTCGTGGATCAGTCAGTTGATCGTGATGCAATCGTTTAATGTTCTGCGAGGCACATTCCTTTTGAAAAAGTAGCGGTCGATATCGTTAAAATATTAAGGAAAATAGTATTGGTGTCGATGCCTACAAAACAATCAAAAAAGTAAATCGATACTCCTACCACTGCTTTTAGCCTTTCCATGCTCGAATGTTGGTACGAGAACAATTCCAGCAAAATGGTCATTCTCAAATGCATTGGTCCCGATCGGTTTTACCGAGAGAAGGTCGTCATGCCGATGGAGACCTTTTGCTTTGAGGCTCCACCTCAAGCCCGGCTCGAGATATGGCAGATGTCCTTAGAAGGGCAAATGCTTCATCTCCGCGCCGACGCCGCCGACTACGCCTCCGGTTGCGCTACCAACACGTACGACAGTAGCCTTGTAGCCTGATGAACAGCTGATCAAAACCTTTTAAGTTTAACGACAAATACTTTCAGGTTTCCCCGTCAACAATCAATTGTTTTGATGACGATTGGGAATAATATTTTTTGAGTTATCTAAACGCAAAACCATTGAAATAAAAAATTTTTTCACATTCATATCGCAAATCCTGCACGAATATTACAAACCAGTTAAAAGGTTTTACCTAATAGGCAGTCACATGCTCTATAGATTAAAACAGCTCTTTCATTGATTGGCTGCCAGGCTGTTGTTTCATTAAATAAATCAATTACAAATACCAACACATTGAAATTATCTAAAGAAATTAGCATAAAAAATTAGTCAAAAAAATCATACATCCATTCAATAACTGGCTTTATGATGCCAACTTGAAAATGATTTCGGAAGAATTAATTTTACTCTGAAGATCAATAAGATCGATTAAACTCAATCAAGCACGAATAAAGATTTCAGGATTTGAAACCGCCAGGGGTGATGCCTAGCAATTCAGCCGTCAACCTTGAACGAATCACACCTCCAGGTTGGACGGGCTGCCGGAAACGGCTTGATAGCGACGAATCCACCTCGGACTGCTCGGGCTTTAGTTGAAGAAGTTCCGCTGTTTTGGCAGAACGGATGACCCCTGTGGACTCTTGCTTGAAGGCGGAGCGACGGTAAAGGAGCTGGGAGGTCTGAGACGACGACTTTGCGTCCAGTGCCAGTCCAGCTCGCGTAGTCTTGGTGGGCAGATCGGTCATGGTGGTTGCCTCTGTGATTGCAAGGCCGTCGGTTTCCACTCTGAACAGAAACTGGACCTTGTATCGTAGTGAACATCTGTAGCCTTCGCTACAATTTCATTGTGCCAACAACTACCGGCAAAAAACGTTCGGCCTGAAACTCAACCTCCAAAAAGATAGATTTTTTAATGATTCAGAATTTCGATAAACGGCACTTCCGCCTCAATGCCTTACTGCATCTTGGAGCAATGAAGGACATTCCTTGGAGAAAATGCTTCCTGGTATCAGCCGTCGTTCTGACGATGCCATTCCAGGGATGCAAATCCTTGCCCAAGGAGGTGAAATACCAAAACGCAGAGCCAGGAGATGCCCTGGTCGTCAGCGAAGGTACAACGATCGAGCTCTCTCACGCCTTTAAAGGTGGAGAGCCGAATGGCCTCTATGACGGCGGGGTGATCGTGGACGAGCCTGACAACGGCCGAAGGTTGATCGAAATCAATGCTGTCTGCAGCATGCCTGATCTACCTAACTGGCCTGAATACGACAACATTTACGGGCGATGGCTTGAAGCTGATGAAGAGCCTGGGGTTGATGGGGGCGACACCGATTGGCAACTGTTGATGTACTTCGATGGCCGTCTAGTTGATCAAGGGAAGCAAGGAGCACCGTCATGGGCGAAGCGGCTTGCCGAAAATCTCTGCAGAAAAGGCGACTTCGAAGACGAGTCAGCAAAAAATAGGTAACACCGGTTACCAGCGACAGCGATCTCTCGGGCGAAAAACTTGCAGACGGTCTCAGATGCAACAGTTCACCCCAAAACCGTGACGCACCATGGGAATGGTTCTCATTCTTGCCCTATGGCCAGTACGGGTAGCGTCAGTTCCTGGGATGAATCGCTGCTTATTGCGATGATTCAGTATCCAGTTCCTGTGATCAAGGGACCGGAGGACATCCAGACGCAGGTCGATCAGATCTGCAAGGCTGTTGCCACAACGAAGGCCGGCTACCCAGAAGCCGATCTCATCGTGATGCCTGAGTACTCCACTCAGGGTCTGAACACGGCGATCTGGACGTACGACGAGATGCTTCTCCGCATCGACTCTCCAGAAATTGATCGTTTCAAAAATGCTTGCAAGGAAAACGACGTCTGGGGCGTCTTCTCCTTGATGGAAGTGAACGACGATCCCAGCCTCCCACCGTTTAATTCAGCGATCATCATCAACTCAGATGGTGAAATTGCACTTCATTACAGGAAACTGCAACCATGGGTTCCCATTGAGCCCTGGTCACCAGGCAACTATGGAATGCCTGTCTGTGATGGACCCAAAGGCTCAAAACTAGCTGTCTGCATTTGCCACGA
Coding sequences within:
- a CDS encoding DUF1830 domain-containing protein; this encodes MLECWYENNSSKMVILKCIGPDRFYREKVVMPMETFCFEAPPQARLEIWQMSLEGQMLHLRADAADYASGCATNTYDSSLVA
- a CDS encoding alpha-amylase family glycosyl hydrolase; translation: MHDPQAGTLRKLLGNLYPVDSSCDLEELSSQLLQSSSSSLGNGDTSEASALWSGADAVLITYADTVADAGCSGLRSLRRIVNAHLAEFAAVIHVLPFLKSTSDGGFAVANYEQLEERHGDWSDLSALAEGRRLMADLVLNHVSASHPWVRQFLRREDPGQSCVLEAAPDPCWSDVVRPRSTALFTQLGPPNAKRQVWTTFGPDQVDLNWRSPEVLIGFAELLRRMSRHGVRWIRLDAVGFIWKEPNTTCIHRPEAYRLVQVLRLLLQSLCPDGVVVTETNVPEQENLSYLRNGQEAHLAYNFPLPPLLLEAAISGRADLLNTWLSRWPTLPDQTGLLNFTACHDGVGLRPLEGLMPDKRLLQFLIACEQRGGLISHRRLSSGDDVPYEINISWWSAMADGGIDPSHLQLERFLLTQLLVMVLPGVPAFYLPALLATPNDVSKFRKTGQRRDLNRPQFKTDSLERRLDDPESDPTLVLNVLRHAMRVRALMPALHPDTPMTLISDGRSDLVVLKRGTPQQSLYAVHNMTSARLNLPLSTLSEKAALSSWHDCLQASDLESGQQQLQLDPYQVVWLVSR
- a CDS encoding formamidase; this encodes MQTVSDATVHPKTVTHHGNGSHSCPMASTGSVSSWDESLLIAMIQYPVPVIKGPEDIQTQVDQICKAVATTKAGYPEADLIVMPEYSTQGLNTAIWTYDEMLLRIDSPEIDRFKNACKENDVWGVFSLMEVNDDPSLPPFNSAIIINSDGEIALHYRKLQPWVPIEPWSPGNYGMPVCDGPKGSKLAVCICHDGMFPELAREAAYKGANVYIRISGYSTQVNDQWIWTNRTNAWQNLMYTISVNLAGYDGVFYYFGEGTVCNYDGNVIQQGHRNPWEIVTAELFPRLVDKARENWALENNIFNLGCRAYVGKPGGERANYLTWVEDLANGEYKLPWDSSIRIRDGWKYYPDGVKLGPMPKTEAPAAEPVATTV
- a CDS encoding glycosyl transferase — encoded protein: MDFQQGLITTVHDYSLGNLDAVAFRKELSQKRTALLIPCLMDEFSRPALGLIRDALKELEGLSSLVVALSAETAEDVAAAEAFFNGMPFPVQVHWTNGPAVREVLLSVQELGLEVTGPPGKGWAVWQGLGVACSHAEVVGLFDADIRTFGSSYPERMLRPLLDPSHGVAYVKAFYSRLSLETQALQGRATRLFVGPLLASLEQIFGPLPYLRYLQSFRYPLAGEFAFTTDLAMNLRIPSDWGLEVGLLSEVYRHVASSRIAQVDLGLFDHKHKDLGSKPSEGLQRMAGEIFCTVLRSLMEHEGCVVSTDQLPTLEVLYRRVGEDRVRQFGLDSAINRLPYDRHREELAVQSFSSLLRPGLKRFQDTPIAHQLPSWSRLNSCNPMLQKDLAEAGQSDRRHSNRTAMMQRPQYPAYVSQGLHSETAA